A window from Opitutia bacterium ISCC 52 encodes these proteins:
- a CDS encoding fibronectin type III domain-containing protein: MIRVLSISIYLLSLIGWMQLHPAGGLYGETEQVPFELADEAPYKYIGRTFTGDFATPPHGEATATAVGPGVILTAAHVLWTNSPNTVQLPWENYRRWHPGVASQNDPSFTNVVSIVSLTGYANAIDVYDLNQYDGASPMEVFNRDAMVLLFSDDSATPYGFARAHPRAYQSGFLYDSNLYEVVGYPSAKYPQGDARGWKVHRTISKERQWLSERGEDQFEPGYRYRNRLFNGGRALDTEAGNSGGPLMGRGQEGEPWLISGVVVGQNSLFRVMDEELSDLIDTAMVSQVENNQSRFRFLEPELEAAEGAEQPVIQVERVGDLTNSASVNLSFADIQTTEEVDYHSPVTLEWEAGEGGAKTLEFEIVDDDKREGDETLVVMLEPDNGSALDAPHTAHLTIHDNDLTESLDEWEDLPAFKGSIVWKVVFGEGKFVGAGGRELSWWSHDFEETGFEEFPTFSFLDNLYYLNGKFIATGVDSRIVVSEDGVDWEVVSVDSFYGVVDVAYGNGKYVAVGGYTSPYNYLDDLGMAWFSPDGYQWSLIYDRSHLEFEGVAFGAGQFLAWTWEDLYRSANGETWTLVDDQDGLPTFLDVDWGDDVFVAVDVSGGILTSADGVQWNPTAITEGLPLYSITYRNGYFVAAGRNGRIVTSDDGGQSWKERYPGIQETLVQGVAAAGKMIVAGDNRTLVADLGEYFEFLYEPEFMEVSAGELVELSAEFVSSSEDGMNLQWQKDGLAILGATEKTLVLESTYSVDAGEYRLVVTLDDQTWFSPTIHLSLDKQQQAPELTEAATQSSYGISLAWDDQSAHEEAYRVERRKQGSETWIELVNLAADSTRYTDRNLTPETAYQYRISAVAGEDVVSVVTDVIVTREATNLVNLSTRGLVGKGDDVMIGGFVIPEGPAMTLYIRGLGPSLQSSGISNTISDPFLRLVQTGVSEPLEVLNDDWVNSSDSQAIVDSGLPPPEDNESAMFVTLASGSYTAILSNEGEEALGVGLIEIYDITEGCETCRLTNLSTRGVVKGGNDLMIGGLVISGAAQKQILVRGLGPSLTQVEATLADPVLKMVNEAGDEFSIDDWGESDRAVQFAELGLPMDHQKEAAEIYQVSEGAYTFQVSGNDEGEGVALLEIFEVD; this comes from the coding sequence ATGATCCGCGTTTTAAGTATATCTATTTATTTACTTTCATTGATCGGGTGGATGCAGCTCCACCCTGCAGGAGGACTGTACGGTGAAACAGAGCAAGTGCCTTTCGAGTTGGCGGACGAGGCGCCTTACAAATATATTGGCCGGACCTTCACGGGCGACTTTGCTACGCCTCCTCATGGTGAAGCAACTGCAACGGCTGTGGGACCGGGAGTCATTTTGACGGCAGCTCATGTACTGTGGACGAATTCACCCAATACAGTCCAATTGCCCTGGGAAAACTATCGTCGCTGGCACCCTGGAGTTGCTTCGCAAAATGATCCGTCTTTTACGAACGTGGTTTCCATCGTGAGCCTCACTGGATATGCAAATGCCATCGACGTGTATGATCTCAACCAGTATGATGGCGCTTCTCCCATGGAGGTGTTTAACCGCGACGCTATGGTGCTGCTCTTTAGTGACGATTCGGCTACACCCTATGGCTTTGCCCGGGCGCATCCACGAGCTTATCAGTCTGGATTTCTTTATGATAGTAATTTGTATGAGGTCGTGGGCTATCCGAGTGCCAAGTATCCACAAGGAGATGCGCGGGGATGGAAAGTTCACCGGACAATAAGCAAAGAACGCCAATGGCTCAGCGAGCGTGGCGAGGATCAATTTGAACCTGGTTACCGCTATAGGAATCGATTGTTCAACGGAGGCCGAGCTCTGGATACGGAGGCAGGTAATAGTGGAGGTCCTCTAATGGGCCGTGGACAAGAAGGTGAACCTTGGTTGATCAGCGGTGTGGTAGTCGGTCAGAATTCATTATTTCGTGTGATGGATGAGGAGCTCTCTGATTTGATCGATACTGCTATGGTCAGTCAGGTCGAAAACAACCAGTCACGTTTTCGTTTTCTAGAGCCGGAGTTGGAGGCAGCCGAAGGGGCTGAACAACCGGTGATCCAGGTCGAACGAGTAGGGGATTTGACAAACTCAGCTTCAGTCAACTTAAGCTTTGCCGATATTCAAACGACGGAAGAGGTCGATTATCATTCTCCTGTTACCTTGGAGTGGGAAGCCGGTGAAGGGGGTGCTAAAACGCTCGAGTTTGAAATCGTCGACGACGATAAACGCGAGGGAGACGAAACGCTGGTGGTGATGCTTGAACCCGATAATGGTAGTGCCCTAGATGCGCCTCATACTGCGCATTTGACCATTCATGACAACGACCTGACAGAATCACTAGACGAGTGGGAGGATCTACCAGCGTTCAAAGGGAGTATTGTTTGGAAAGTTGTGTTTGGTGAGGGTAAATTTGTTGGAGCAGGGGGACGTGAGCTATCGTGGTGGTCCCATGATTTTGAGGAAACCGGTTTTGAGGAATTCCCTACCTTCTCATTCCTGGACAATCTGTATTACTTGAACGGAAAGTTTATCGCCACAGGCGTGGATTCCAGAATCGTTGTATCCGAGGATGGAGTGGATTGGGAGGTGGTAAGTGTGGATTCCTTCTATGGTGTCGTGGATGTGGCTTATGGAAATGGGAAGTATGTAGCTGTGGGAGGATATACTTCTCCTTATAACTACTTGGATGACCTGGGGATGGCCTGGTTCTCCCCCGATGGATATCAATGGTCGCTGATCTATGACCGTTCCCATCTTGAATTCGAGGGTGTGGCATTTGGAGCGGGTCAATTTCTGGCATGGACCTGGGAAGATCTTTATCGTTCTGCAAATGGTGAAACCTGGACTCTCGTCGATGATCAGGATGGATTGCCCACGTTCCTCGATGTGGATTGGGGTGATGATGTGTTTGTCGCAGTAGATGTTTCTGGGGGCATACTCACCTCTGCTGATGGGGTACAATGGAACCCCACCGCTATCACTGAAGGTCTGCCCTTGTATAGCATTACCTACCGAAATGGTTATTTCGTGGCAGCAGGAAGGAATGGACGCATTGTTACTTCCGACGATGGCGGGCAAAGCTGGAAAGAGCGCTATCCTGGTATTCAAGAAACTTTGGTGCAGGGGGTTGCCGCAGCCGGTAAAATGATCGTGGCCGGTGATAACCGGACTTTAGTAGCCGATTTGGGAGAGTACTTTGAATTTCTTTATGAGCCGGAGTTCATGGAGGTTTCGGCAGGGGAACTGGTAGAACTCTCCGCCGAGTTTGTAAGCTCATCCGAGGACGGAATGAACCTGCAATGGCAAAAGGACGGTCTCGCCATTTTGGGAGCCACCGAAAAGACGCTGGTTTTGGAATCTACCTATTCGGTCGATGCAGGTGAATATCGATTAGTAGTGACTTTGGATGATCAGACTTGGTTCAGCCCGACCATTCATCTCTCATTGGATAAGCAACAACAGGCACCGGAGTTAACCGAGGCCGCCACGCAATCCAGCTATGGAATCAGCCTGGCATGGGATGATCAATCGGCTCACGAGGAGGCTTACCGTGTTGAACGCCGAAAACAGGGAAGTGAAACTTGGATCGAGCTTGTGAACCTCGCTGCTGACAGTACTCGTTATACAGATCGCAATCTAACTCCCGAGACTGCTTATCAGTATAGAATCTCGGCTGTGGCTGGCGAGGATGTAGTCTCCGTGGTCACTGATGTGATTGTTACCAGGGAAGCGACCAATCTGGTCAACCTTTCTACCCGTGGGTTGGTTGGGAAGGGTGACGATGTCATGATAGGTGGTTTTGTTATTCCAGAGGGACCTGCGATGACTCTCTATATTCGAGGTCTCGGTCCGAGTCTTCAAAGTAGTGGGATTTCTAATACGATTAGTGACCCTTTTCTGCGGCTCGTGCAAACCGGCGTTTCAGAACCTCTAGAGGTGTTGAATGATGATTGGGTGAACTCTTCGGATAGTCAGGCGATTGTGGATTCTGGGCTACCACCTCCTGAGGATAATGAGAGTGCGATGTTTGTGACTTTGGCCTCAGGCTCTTACACGGCGATTCTTAGTAATGAAGGGGAGGAAGCGTTAGGAGTAGGATTGATTGAAATATACGATATCACGGAAGGCTGCGAAACCTGTCGCTTAACGAACTTATCTACCCGGGGGGTTGTAAAGGGTGGTAATGATTTGATGATTGGCGGCCTCGTCATATCGGGGGCAGCTCAGAAACAAATCCTGGTCCGTGGACTGGGCCCCAGTCTGACTCAAGTAGAGGCGACTTTGGCTGATCCTGTTCTGAAAATGGTGAATGAGGCGGGTGATGAATTTAGTATCGATGATTGGGGTGAATCGGACAGAGCCGTTCAATTTGCCGAGCTTGGTTTGCCGATGGACCACCAAAAGGAAGCAGCCGAAATTTACCAGGTCAGTGAAGGGGCATACACCTTTCAGGTAAGCGGCAACGATGAAGGAGAAGGTGTGGCGCTTCTCGAGATCTTTGAAGTGGATTGA
- a CDS encoding phytanoyl-CoA dioxygenase family protein: MLTPDKIEQYHRDGYISVENVLSLAEVEELRSVTDDFLEQSRQVTENNDIFDLEPGHTTEEPKLRRLKAPIQVHDVYRRTLHDEKILEIVSQLIGPSFWTNGNKLNMKSAGGGSPVEWHQDWAWYPFTNDDLLAVGVCMDDMMEENGCLLAIPETHKERILDHHKDGQFAGGVTEPDFDDSGAKKIEVKAGGISIHHVRVLHGSLPNLSVNPRRLLLFQYCASDAWPLRGIEWNEYVASHVQGEPTNQPRVTDVPVRIPLPRPKHAGSIYETQSVMEKSTFGESTT, encoded by the coding sequence ATGCTTACCCCAGATAAAATAGAACAATACCATCGCGACGGATATATCAGTGTGGAGAATGTACTCAGCCTCGCTGAAGTAGAGGAACTCCGCAGCGTCACCGATGATTTTTTAGAACAGTCCCGCCAGGTGACAGAAAATAACGATATCTTCGATCTCGAGCCTGGGCATACCACAGAAGAGCCGAAACTTCGGCGACTCAAAGCACCTATCCAAGTGCATGATGTATATCGCAGAACCCTCCATGACGAAAAGATTCTGGAAATTGTTTCCCAGTTAATTGGTCCGTCCTTTTGGACCAATGGAAACAAGCTGAATATGAAATCAGCCGGGGGAGGTAGTCCGGTTGAGTGGCATCAGGACTGGGCCTGGTATCCGTTTACCAATGACGATCTGCTGGCTGTTGGGGTTTGTATGGATGATATGATGGAGGAGAATGGTTGCTTGTTAGCGATTCCTGAAACTCACAAGGAGCGAATTCTAGATCATCATAAGGATGGCCAATTCGCCGGAGGGGTAACCGAACCAGACTTCGATGATTCAGGAGCCAAAAAGATCGAGGTGAAGGCCGGCGGTATCTCTATCCATCACGTACGTGTCTTGCATGGGTCGCTGCCAAACCTTTCTGTGAATCCCCGTAGACTCCTGCTGTTCCAATACTGTGCCAGTGATGCTTGGCCACTGCGAGGTATCGAATGGAACGAGTATGTTGCTAGCCACGTGCAAGGTGAACCGACGAATCAACCGCGCGTAACGGACGTACCGGTCAGGATACCGCTCCCTCGTCCCAAGCATGCCGGTTCCATTTACGAGACACAAAGTGTCATGGAGAAGTCGACCTTTGGTGAGTCGACGACCTGA
- a CDS encoding alpha/beta hydrolase: MPSEELKKLLDIRWSNRPDPDRTVEEVRAADEPDPGCNPRAGTTYESVDAEGVYCEWVTWETPTTDSLFVYLHGGGYYRSTGPASRMAASNLSKVCGCRCLTVDYRLAPENKFPAAVDDAYAAYHWLLEQGILPNQIVVGGSSAGGGLTAALLAKLKLNGEAMPAAAVLLSPWTDLTQSAETYVSNSSVDPSISKRYLDIAAERYLGDEDPKHPLASPVFSDLTGLPSLLIQVGNQETMFGDAMAYANKARLAGVNVQFEEFDDVPHAWHNSEQVVPAIPEVWKALDSIGAFCRAHGS; the protein is encoded by the coding sequence ATGCCCAGCGAAGAACTTAAAAAATTACTGGACATCCGTTGGTCCAACCGACCCGACCCCGATCGGACGGTTGAAGAAGTTCGGGCGGCTGACGAACCTGATCCAGGTTGTAATCCTCGAGCGGGAACCACCTATGAATCGGTCGATGCTGAAGGTGTATATTGCGAATGGGTCACTTGGGAGACGCCTACTACAGATAGTCTGTTTGTCTACCTTCACGGAGGCGGTTACTACCGCAGTACGGGGCCTGCCAGTCGAATGGCGGCTTCGAACTTGAGTAAGGTCTGTGGATGCCGATGTCTTACCGTTGATTACCGACTGGCGCCCGAGAACAAATTTCCAGCTGCGGTGGATGATGCTTATGCGGCTTACCATTGGCTCCTAGAGCAGGGGATTTTACCCAATCAAATCGTAGTCGGAGGTAGCTCTGCTGGTGGCGGATTGACTGCAGCTCTTTTAGCCAAGCTCAAGCTGAATGGCGAAGCAATGCCAGCTGCAGCCGTGCTTCTGTCTCCATGGACTGATCTTACGCAATCAGCTGAAACCTATGTGAGTAATTCGAGTGTCGATCCTTCAATTTCGAAACGCTATCTCGATATAGCTGCAGAACGGTATTTGGGTGATGAAGATCCGAAGCATCCGCTGGCTTCCCCGGTGTTTTCCGATCTTACTGGGTTACCCTCTCTGTTGATTCAAGTGGGAAACCAGGAGACCATGTTCGGTGATGCCATGGCCTATGCCAACAAAGCGCGGCTTGCCGGAGTAAATGTACAATTTGAGGAATTCGACGATGTACCTCATGCCTGGCATAATAGTGAGCAGGTTGTTCCGGCGATCCCCGAAGTTTGGAAAGCGCTTGATTCAATCGGAGCATTTTGTCGGGCACATGGATCTTAG
- a CDS encoding NAD(P)-dependent glycerol-3-phosphate dehydrogenase: MSETEFKSAAVLGSGSWGTALAIVLGERGIPTTVYGIEEDVLEDINENHTNSKYLPGTELPENISATANIADIVNEPLVLLVVPSQVARLVISQLKDAGAGPNTTFVVCNKGIESDTGLLMTQLLAEYFPGNPIAALSGPTHAEEVAKRMATATVIGSADHDSAVRLQQAFTLPWFRSYTREDVEGIEIGSTVKNVFAIAAGIAEGLGLGDNAKAAMVTRGLAEMMRLGTALGGKASTFQGLSGVGDLIVTCYSQHSRNNRLGRMLGEGLSLEEAKEKMTQVAEGLPNAESVYKLAKKTGVRTPLINQTYAVLYQDKPARQALAELLSRDPRPESDA; the protein is encoded by the coding sequence ATGTCAGAAACAGAATTTAAGAGTGCTGCCGTCCTTGGATCGGGCAGTTGGGGAACAGCCCTGGCGATTGTCCTGGGCGAACGCGGTATACCAACGACCGTCTATGGTATTGAAGAGGATGTTCTGGAGGACATTAATGAGAACCATACGAACTCCAAATATTTGCCGGGCACAGAGCTACCTGAAAACATAAGTGCTACAGCCAATATTGCCGATATCGTCAACGAGCCGCTTGTTCTCTTGGTCGTGCCTTCACAGGTTGCTCGCCTGGTCATCAGTCAATTGAAGGACGCTGGCGCAGGACCAAACACTACTTTCGTAGTCTGCAACAAGGGGATCGAATCAGACACAGGTTTGTTGATGACACAATTGCTGGCAGAGTATTTTCCTGGCAATCCGATCGCTGCTCTTTCAGGTCCGACTCATGCGGAGGAAGTAGCCAAGCGCATGGCCACGGCGACTGTGATTGGTTCGGCCGATCATGACTCAGCCGTCCGCCTTCAACAGGCATTTACTTTACCCTGGTTTCGATCCTATACTCGGGAAGACGTCGAGGGCATTGAGATTGGCTCCACAGTTAAGAACGTTTTCGCCATTGCCGCGGGAATCGCAGAAGGTCTCGGCCTAGGTGATAACGCCAAAGCGGCGATGGTGACTCGTGGTCTAGCCGAAATGATGCGCCTGGGTACTGCCCTCGGTGGCAAAGCCAGCACCTTCCAGGGCCTCAGTGGCGTGGGTGACCTGATTGTTACCTGCTATAGTCAGCATAGCCGGAATAATCGTTTAGGACGTATGCTGGGAGAGGGACTGTCTTTGGAGGAAGCCAAGGAGAAGATGACTCAAGTTGCTGAAGGGCTTCCTAATGCAGAGAGTGTTTACAAACTGGCAAAAAAGACCGGTGTTCGTACTCCATTGATCAATCAGACCTATGCTGTGCTTTATCAGGATAAACCTGCCCGCCAGGCACTGGCTGAATTACTCAGTCGCGATCCACGTCCTGAAAGTGACGCTTGA